GAGCTGAGCATGCTGGCTGCCCAAGGAACAACGGCAAGCGCTGGCAACGGCTAGGCGCTGCGCCTTTTGTGCCAGAACCATCGGAAGACAGAATAACCAATCAAAACAACGATGAGTCCAATTAAACCTCCAGAAAGCGGCCGAGTGACGAAAATGCCCCAGTCTCCGTTGGACAACAGCATCGTTTGTCGGAAAGAACTCTCGAGGATTTTCCCAAGCACGAACGCAAGCACCATCGGAGCAGGATCGAAGCCGGCCTTCCGCATGATGTACCCCAGAATGCCGAAGAACAAAACTACCCACATATTGAAGCTGTCGTTGCCTAGACTGTAGACGCCGATCATGGTAAGAATGACCGCGAAGGACATCAGAATGCTGCTCTTCACCCGCAGGAGTTGAATGAACAGGCCAACAAACGGCAGATTCAGGATAAGCAGCATGACATTGCCGATATACATGGAAGACACGACTCCCCAGAATAGATCGGGATGATCCGAAATCAGCTGAGGTCCAGGTGTCACACCGTTCAACAGCAATGTTCCAAAAATGAGCGCCATAACGGCATCCGAAGGAATACCCAACGTTAAGAGGGGGATGAAAGCCGCCCCTGCTGCGGCATTATTCGCAGACTCCGGTCCAGCTACACCTTCGATTGCCCCTTTGCCGAATCGCTCCGGCGTCTTGGACAAACGTTTTTCTACCCCATAGGACGCCACTGTCGCAATAATTGAGCCGCCACCGGGTAAAATGCCCACCAGGAAGCCAATGATCGATCCCCTCACTATCGCCCATTTGGCTTGCGCAAAATCCTTCATCGTCGGCCAGATCCGACCTACTTTCGTAGTGACCGTAGTTCCCTTCGACAAATTTTCCAAGTTGTATAGAATTTCCCCAACACCAAACACGCCCATCGCAATAGCCGCGAAATCTATGCCGCCCAACAGGTTCGTTGAGCCGAACGTCAATCGAATCGATCCTGTAATCGGATCCTGACCGATGGTGGCAATCAGTAAACCTAGTAAGGCGCAGATAGCGCTTTTGATAAACGATTTGGTCCCTAAATAGGCCACCAGTAGAATGCCCAGCGTTGTAAGAACGGTGTACTCGGGAGCCCCGAAGCGCACTGCGAAGTTGGCAAGTCCGGGTGCGAGGAAGCTTAGTCCGATAACAGAGAACGTTCCTGCAACGAAGGACCCTATGGCAGCGATGCCTAGAGCAATCCCCGCTCTTCCCTGCTTTGTCATCTGATAGCCGTCTAACGTCGTCACGACGGACGCAGCTTCGCCTGGGAGATCCAGCAGTGTAGAGGTAATCGAACCGCCATACATGGCACCGTAATAAATACCCGCCATCATGATGATCGAACTCTCCGGCGGAAGCGTGAGGGCGAAAGGCAGCAATAGCGAAATCGTCGCAGTTGGACCCAGCCCTGGCAGTACGCCAATGACGTTGCCGACGAGAATCCCAATCAAGCAGTACAGCAGATTATGAAAGGTCATGGCATCTTGGAAGCCAGAAAGCATTGCATGTAATGTATCCATAGGGACCCCCTTATCCAAATAAATGAAGCAGCTTGTCATCGGGAAAAGGAATGTCCAAACCCCAGGCGAAAATGGCATAGATAGCAGCCGTTAGTCCAAGCGAGACGAGAATGGAACTGCGCCAGCTCTCCTTGCCGAGAAATCGAATCCAGAACAAAAAGGCAGCCAAACAAGGCAAAGTAAGTCCAATTTGATCAAAAAGAAGAATAAAGATGGCCAAACTAATCAAGCCATACAGCGGGAATCGCGCATCACAGGTGAACGACTC
Above is a genomic segment from Paenibacillus sp. HWE-109 containing:
- a CDS encoding tripartite tricarboxylate transporter permease, whose amino-acid sequence is MDTLHAMLSGFQDAMTFHNLLYCLIGILVGNVIGVLPGLGPTATISLLLPFALTLPPESSIIMMAGIYYGAMYGGSITSTLLDLPGEAASVVTTLDGYQMTKQGRAGIALGIAAIGSFVAGTFSVIGLSFLAPGLANFAVRFGAPEYTVLTTLGILLVAYLGTKSFIKSAICALLGLLIATIGQDPITGSIRLTFGSTNLLGGIDFAAIAMGVFGVGEILYNLENLSKGTTVTTKVGRIWPTMKDFAQAKWAIVRGSIIGFLVGILPGGGSIIATVASYGVEKRLSKTPERFGKGAIEGVAGPESANNAAAGAAFIPLLTLGIPSDAVMALIFGTLLLNGVTPGPQLISDHPDLFWGVVSSMYIGNVMLLILNLPFVGLFIQLLRVKSSILMSFAVILTMIGVYSLGNDSFNMWVVLFFGILGYIMRKAGFDPAPMVLAFVLGKILESSFRQTMLLSNGDWGIFVTRPLSGGLIGLIVVLIGYSVFRWFWHKRRSA
- a CDS encoding tripartite tricarboxylate transporter TctB family protein; the encoded protein is MKASRYAALAKSAVPFAVGLFFFILSRRLSFGTWNDPGPGFWPTCLSALIMLVSLLLFFMDRRVEEEESFTCDARFPLYGLISLAIFILLFDQIGLTLPCLAAFLFWIRFLGKESWRSSILVSLGLTAAIYAIFAWGLDIPFPDDKLLHLFG